A segment of the Aneurinibacillus sp. REN35 genome:
CGTCATGTTTCCTTCATGGAAATGCTCAAGCAGACGACCATTGTTTAAGAACAGATCGTATTCGGCTGGAACCTCAACCGGCGGGATCCAATCTGTCGGCGTCAGGCGTGCTTTACCATCTGGGAACGGGAATCGCTCTTCATACAGAAGTGGCGTATCCGTACCATCAGCTTGTACCGGCCATAGTAAGCTGCTATAGCCTTCAAGACGCTCGTATGCTACTCCGGCAAACAGCGGTGCAAGGCTTGCGGCCTCCGCCATAACCTCACCAGGGTTAGCATACTTCCAATCCGCCCCAAAACGGTTAGCCAGATTAACAAGAATCTGCCAGTCTGGACGCGACTCACCCAGCGGTTCCAACGCTTTATACATACGCTGAATCCGACGTTCAGTATTTGTAAATGTACCTTCTTTTTCAAGGCTTGGACTTGCCGGCAATACTACATCGGCAAACTGTGCTGTTTTGGTCAAGAATACGTCCTGTACGACGAAGAACTCAAGCTTCTCAAGAGCCGCATGAATATAGTTGGCGTTTGCATCCACCCATGCCATATCTTCACCCATCAAGAACATCGCCTTCATATCGCCATTGTGTATGGCTTCAATCATGCCATGGTTATCCAGCCCTTTTTCTGCTGGAAGCTTCACGTTCCATGCCTTCTCATAACGCTCCCGTACTGCATCATCCGTTACGAGTTCATATCCCGGATAGAAGTTCGGCAGTGTGCCGAAGTCACAGGCTCCCTGTACGTTGTTATGTCCGCGCAGCGGGAATGCTCCCGCATTCGGACGCCCGAAGTTACCTGTCACCAGCAGAAGGTTACTGATTGCCGTACTCGTTTCACTCGCGCCGCAGTGCTGCGTAACACCCATTGCCCAGAAGATTGCTGTCCCATCGGCCTCATGAATCATTTTTGCTGTCTGAATCATTTGTTCTTTCGGGATACGCGTCGTTTTTTCTGCATAGTCAAGCGTATAGGTTTCAAGCGATTTTTTGTATTCTTCAAATCCGTTCACACGTTGGTGAATGAATGCAATATCATGCCATCCTTGATCAATGATGTACTTTGTCACTGCGGAAAGCCATACATGGTCTGTTCCCGGTGCCGGGCGCAGGAAGAGGTCAGAACGCTCAGCCATCTCATTTTTGCGCAGATCGGCAACGATAAGCTTGCGTCCATTCACTTTGCGCGCACGCTTCAGACGCGTTGCGATAACCGGATGCGCCTCTGCCGGATTGGCTCCGACAATAATACCAAGACCTGCGCCTGCCATATCATAAATCGTACCCGCGTCGCCGCCGTAGCCTACTGTGCGGAATAGACCGGTTGTTGCCGGTGATTGACAGTAGCGCGAACAGTTGTCGATGTTGTTCGTTCCGATGATCGAACGCGCTAATTTTTGAAGCAAAAAGTTCTCTTCATTCGTACATTTAGAAGAAGAAATAAAGGCGAAGGTGTCCGCGCCTTCACGCGCTTTGATCTCTTGGAATTTGCTTACAATCAGATCAAACGCTTCCTCCCATGTCGCTTCATGGAACTCATCGTCTCTGCGAATAAGCGGCTTTGTCAAACGGTCCTCACTATTGACAAAATCCCAGCCGAACTTTCCTTTTACACAAGTTGAAATACCGTTTACCGGTGCGTCTGGCGTCGGCTCGATTTTTAGAATCTTACGGCCTTTTGTCCATACATCGAACGTACAGCCTACACCACAGAACGTGCACACGGTCTTCGTCTTCTTGGTCCGAGTTGCGCGAAGGGTCGC
Coding sequences within it:
- the fdhF gene encoding formate dehydrogenase subunit alpha, whose amino-acid sequence is MNTTKLSVRINGQQYQASPGQNVVDVIKEQSIDIPHICYHPNLGTIQTCDTCMVEIDGQLMRSCATKVAEGMNIETKSTAVKAAQVEAMDRILENHQLYCTVCDNNNGNCRIHNTVEMMEIEHQKYPYKEKPYEVDMSHPFYRYDADQCILCGQCVEACQNVQVNETLSIDWERERPRVIWDNDVAINESSCVSCGHCVNVCPCNALMEKSMLGEAGIMTGMKPEVMSPMIELVKEVEPGYSGIFAVSELEATLRATRTKKTKTVCTFCGVGCTFDVWTKGRKILKIEPTPDAPVNGISTCVKGKFGWDFVNSEDRLTKPLIRRDDEFHEATWEEAFDLIVSKFQEIKAREGADTFAFISSSKCTNEENFLLQKLARSIIGTNNIDNCSRYCQSPATTGLFRTVGYGGDAGTIYDMAGAGLGIIVGANPAEAHPVIATRLKRARKVNGRKLIVADLRKNEMAERSDLFLRPAPGTDHVWLSAVTKYIIDQGWHDIAFIHQRVNGFEEYKKSLETYTLDYAEKTTRIPKEQMIQTAKMIHEADGTAIFWAMGVTQHCGASETSTAISNLLLVTGNFGRPNAGAFPLRGHNNVQGACDFGTLPNFYPGYELVTDDAVRERYEKAWNVKLPAEKGLDNHGMIEAIHNGDMKAMFLMGEDMAWVDANANYIHAALEKLEFFVVQDVFLTKTAQFADVVLPASPSLEKEGTFTNTERRIQRMYKALEPLGESRPDWQILVNLANRFGADWKYANPGEVMAEAASLAPLFAGVAYERLEGYSSLLWPVQADGTDTPLLYEERFPFPDGKARLTPTDWIPPVEVPAEYDLFLNNGRLLEHFHEGNMTNKSSGLMYKAPDTFVEISPELAKERGVKDGSLVRLESEYGAVRMRVVVTDRVQGKEIYVPMNSTSEDSAVNLLTNSFFDLTTHTPAYKETKVKMQVLEVEGENPLPRFNSRFGTRNPQRGVEVERKWKRADYLTLETAGQGEK